The Glaciimonas sp. PCH181 nucleotide sequence CCCTGTTTGCCGCCGTCTTTCCTGAGTTCATCGCCCGCGAAAAACCGGGCCAGCGAGAGACTGGCCGTCAAGGAAGAAGCGCAGGGTTGGTGCGGCCCGCAGCCAACGGCGAGGACTCGGCCCTGCGCGCCTTGACGGCCAGGCACTGCGGGCTACGGTCGCGGGAGAAAGCGATGAACTTGGGGAAAGACGAACAGCGGCCGATGGGCCAGGAGATGCGCTGAAACCAACGCCGCGCGGCGAGCGTCCCTGCGTGCCAGCGGCACGCCTAGCTGGTGCCGATCAGGCGCAGCCTGTTCGGCTGCATTCGAGGGGTACCAAGCAATGCGCGGCGGGGATGGGCTGACCAGCCGATCCCCTGGAGGGCAATCGCAGCGCGCAGGCCAGGCACGAAGAGACGGCCGGAGGCATCAAGGATCAAAGCCGCATGGCCATGATTCGATACGAAGCATGGGGCAACGCCCACGAGCCCGACGGCGGAACGCCGGGATGCACCTGCCCCCCCCCCCTTTGTACGCGGGAGATCGACCACAGCTGATGCATTCGGGTCGCCCCATCCTGACATCCTGCACGTCCGCCTTCCCAACATTACAAAAACGTGAGAAAATATATCTATTCCATTTTATAAAAATGTAAATTCCATTTAAATCAATGAGTTATGTAAATGTTGGACGAAATGAACGAAGTTCAATCTGATTTAGCCCAGTTAATAAGGCTCGCACTCGCTGAGCAAACCGAGGACGTAAGGCTGTTCGTGGCCCGACTTGTGCGCAAGTACCGGAATACTGACCCAGAACTAGCTGAGCAGATGGACCTCTACCTGCGAGCGAAAGCACCACGTGCGAGCGCCCCTATGCGCAAGATCACGCAGCCCGCATTGCCGGCCCAAACATTGCCGGTTGACGATGAGTCGAGACTGTCACTGCTAAAGGTTTTCAAGGATGAGCCCAATCGAGAGCAACCACTGCTGTCGCTCGACCTCGAAGAAACCTTGAGTCAACTGATTCAGGAGCGTCGCCAAACGGAACGTTTGGCATCAATGGGGTTGAACCCGACACGGTCTGCCATCTTTGTGGGCCCCCCGGGTGTCGGCAAAACGCTGACGGCTCGTTGGTTGGCTTCTCAACTTGGCGTGCCGCTGTATGTCCTGGATCTGACCGCTGTCATGAGTAGCCTGCTCGGGCGCAGCGGCAGCAACTTGCGCGCTGCACTCGATTTCGCCAAACGCAGCCCCTGTGTGCTGTTACTCGATGAGATCGACGCCATCGCCAAACGCCGCAGCGACGATACCGACATCGGCGAATTGAAACGCTTGGTCACCGTCATCCTGCAGGAGGTTGATGAGTGGCCTGCCACCGGATTACTGCTGGCGGCCACCAATCACGCGGAACTGATCGACCCGGCGCTCTGGCGGCGCTTCGACCTGGTGATTAATTTCAAGGTGCCGGAAATATCTGCCGTTAAACAGGCGATCAAGCGGTTTCTGGGGCCGGACTATGCCTTGTTCGGCCGCTGGATCGACATCCTGACCTTTGCCTTCAACGGCGAATCATTCAGCGACATCGAGCGGGATATTCAGCGTTTCCGGCGTGCTGTTGCATTGGGCACTGCCTCGGACGCCAACCTAATCGAAGAATTCGTCAAATCGCGCGCGCTCGTCCTGGAGCGCCAGGGGCGCATTGATCTGGCAGTGCTGCTGGCCAAACAGACGCGTCTTTCGCAGCACACGATCTCCGATATCACAGGGGTGAGTCGCGACACCATCCGAAAGTACACGAGCGAACAAGCGATCCCCGCCAAGAAGCCCTCAAAAAGGAAGCCTGACGCATGAGCCAAACCAATTTTCTAATCGGGCGCGGCGAACTGCTGACCCACGACATTAAGGGACCGAAACGCATGCCCGGCAAGGCAGAGGTCTACACCCTTGCCCAAGCCGTGCATCGGTTGGCTCCCCAGTTCTTGGCGACGGCTACCGCGCTTGACACGCTCGCGCCGCTTGCCTGCCCCGGCGACTTCGGGGTCGCCCGGTTGACGATGAATCCCAGTTATATCGCCCGGTCGTTCTTCCCGATGGCAATGCTGCGCACCGTTGGCCTGGAATCCGTCGGCAGCCGTACCGTGAAGATGATGCCCGGCGGTTGGACCAAGAAAGGCGATCCTCAGGAATGCTCAACGACCGAGCTTTTCGTGGCGGGCAAGCGTCCAGCGTTTCGGCACCTCCAGGACTGGGCCCAGCAAATCGAACCTGAATCCGATGAAGCGCAGGATCTGGCTCACATTGAACAGTTTGCGACATTTACACCGCAACAACGTATTGCTGACTACGGCAGTGCCAAGGATCGTTTCTTCGAAGTCGGGATTCATCTGCTGCCAGATGAAAACCGGCTGTTTGTCCAGCAAGCCTTTGTGAAGTACGCCAAGGAATCTAGCGTTAAGGTCCACAGCGACCTCGGCTTCACGGCCGGCAACTTGTGGTTTGTGCCCGTCGAGGGCAAACATGACCATATCGAACGGCTCGCCGAATTCGTATTCGTGCGTGTCATCCGCCCAGTTCCCAAGCTGCGCGGCATGCGGCCCGTACAGCGCGCCGGCGAAGTGTCAGTGGGCTGCAACCTACCGACCGAGCAGCCGCTCTCATCGGAACCCAAGGTCGCCATCCTCGATGGCGGATTGCCCAAACAACATGCGATTGGCCCTTGGCTACGCTCATACCGTGTTCTCGACGAAGATGCGCAGGACGATCCGGCAGGCGTAGAACATGGCCTCGCCGTCAGCTCCGCATTCCTGTTCGGCCCCATCCCGCCAAACGGCACAGCCGCCCGCCCGTTTGCCTATGTTGATCACCTGCGCGTACTTGACAAAGACGCCGACACCGAAGACCCGTTAGAGCTGTACCGAACCTTGGGTTTTGTTGAACAGGTATTGCTCTCGCGCCAATACCAGTTTATCAACCTCAGTCTCGGACCGGATTTGCCGATCGAGGATACCGATGTACACGCCTGGACATCAGTCATTGACGACCTGCTGAGCGACGGCGACACGCTTATGACGGTTGCCATCGGCAACAACGGTCACTTAGACCGCGCCTCTGGCAATGCCCGCGTGCAAGTGCCTTCGGACTGCGTCAATGCACTGCCGGTCGGTGCTGCCAACGGTACCGCGGCGGACTGGGCGCGTGCGCCGTACAGCGCGGTCGGCCCAGGCCGAAGCCCTGGTGTCGTCAAGCCGGACCTGATGGCCTTTGGCGGCAACGCTGGCAACTATTTCCACGTACTTTCCCCTGGCAAGAAAGCTGCACTCTCGCCGCAACTGGGCACCAGTTTTGCCTCCCCGTATCTGCTGCGCAGCGCGGTCGGCATTCGTGCCATTCTGGGGGCGGAGTTGTCGCCGCTCGCGATCAAAGCGCTGTTGGTCCATGCCGCAGACGCATCGGCACATGACAAGCTCGAGGTGGGCTGGGGCAAGGTGCCAGAGGACATGATGAGCATCATCACCTGTCCGGAAGGGGTCGCCCGCATCGTCTACCAGGGTGAATTGAAGCCAGGCAAATACCTTCGCGCCTCGCTGCCACTGCCCGCAGGTGGCCTGAACGGAAGCATCCGTCTCAAGGCAACCTTCTGCTACGCCTCGCCGACCGATCCGCAGGACGCTGCTGCGTACACACGTGCGGGCCTGGAGGTCGTATTCCGTCCCAGCGACGAGAAGATCAAAGACGGCAAAGCTAACGCCGACACCAAGAGCTTTTTCGACATGAAGAAATACGCGACAGAGGAAGAACGGCGGTCCGACATGGGCAAGTGGGAAACGGTTCTACACGGCGCGAAAAACATGCGCGGCAGCAGCCTCAAAAATCCAGTTTTCGACATCCATTACAACGCACGCGAATCGGGGCACAGGGCGAACGGTGCCGAGAAGATCCGCTACGCGCTGATCATCACCGTCGAAGCCCCCAAGCATGCCGACCTATACAACGAGATTCTGCGGGCCTACGCGAAGACACTGGTGCCGATCCAGCCACAAGTATCTCTGCCGATACGCGTCTAGCTGTGGTCATAACTGCATAAATAGGTGACTGCGAATTCTTAAACCTCAAAGAAATTAAAAATACTTCGAGCAAGAAAACAGGAGTATGAGCAAACCCATAGGACAAAAAATGAAAATCTTTATCTCTCATCAGCAAGTTGACTCTGAGCTGGCGCTTAGTCTTTCCAAGCGTTTACTTACCGTTCATGGCATCTCAACCTATCTTGATGTTATAGACTCGGCTGTATCGGCTTCCGGTGACGCGCTCGCCGATCATGTAAAGGATGAGTTGGGTAAATGCACACAACTTTTAGCGGTTGTATCTGACGCCACGCGGGCTTCGTGGTGGGTACCTTGGGAAATCGGCATCGCGACAGAGAAAGATTTTCCGCTTGCCACATATGCAGGCGGATATACCGCAGTACCGGACTATCTAAGTAAATGGCCTTACCTACGCTCTACTGCGGATCTAGATCTGTATGCCACAGCTTCTAAGACGGCAGCTAAAGATTTCGAAACAAAACGAGGCTTCCTTGTAGAAGCAACTGCTCGGAGCCGCTCAACCAAAGAGTTCTACCGAGTGCTGAGAGGAAGTCTCGGCCAATAACAAGAAGGAGCGCTTTCATGATTCGTATCGCGGTCAGTGGCCACCAAGCCAGACCTGGAATCGATTGGAAATGGACCGCCTTTGAAATAGAAGCAGTTTTGCGACACTACCAGCCAATCCGGCAAGCTTTTACCTCACTTGCTGTTGGTAGTGATCAGGTCTTTGCGCGCGAAGCACTTGCTTTAGACATTCCGGTTAGTGCAGTCATTCCCATGATCGGATACGAACGCTTCTTCACAGGATCGGATCTTGAATCTTATGAAGCACTGCTTGAACACTGCAATGTGATAAGACTAGATGGAAGCGGAGATGATGATAAATCTTTTTTAGATGCAGGCCGATATGTAGTAGATAGCTCGGACTTACTCGTCGCAATATGGGATGGACAGCGA carries:
- a CDS encoding S8 family peptidase, whose protein sequence is MSQTNFLIGRGELLTHDIKGPKRMPGKAEVYTLAQAVHRLAPQFLATATALDTLAPLACPGDFGVARLTMNPSYIARSFFPMAMLRTVGLESVGSRTVKMMPGGWTKKGDPQECSTTELFVAGKRPAFRHLQDWAQQIEPESDEAQDLAHIEQFATFTPQQRIADYGSAKDRFFEVGIHLLPDENRLFVQQAFVKYAKESSVKVHSDLGFTAGNLWFVPVEGKHDHIERLAEFVFVRVIRPVPKLRGMRPVQRAGEVSVGCNLPTEQPLSSEPKVAILDGGLPKQHAIGPWLRSYRVLDEDAQDDPAGVEHGLAVSSAFLFGPIPPNGTAARPFAYVDHLRVLDKDADTEDPLELYRTLGFVEQVLLSRQYQFINLSLGPDLPIEDTDVHAWTSVIDDLLSDGDTLMTVAIGNNGHLDRASGNARVQVPSDCVNALPVGAANGTAADWARAPYSAVGPGRSPGVVKPDLMAFGGNAGNYFHVLSPGKKAALSPQLGTSFASPYLLRSAVGIRAILGAELSPLAIKALLVHAADASAHDKLEVGWGKVPEDMMSIITCPEGVARIVYQGELKPGKYLRASLPLPAGGLNGSIRLKATFCYASPTDPQDAAAYTRAGLEVVFRPSDEKIKDGKANADTKSFFDMKKYATEEERRSDMGKWETVLHGAKNMRGSSLKNPVFDIHYNARESGHRANGAEKIRYALIITVEAPKHADLYNEILRAYAKTLVPIQPQVSLPIRV
- a CDS encoding toll/interleukin-1 receptor domain-containing protein codes for the protein MSKPIGQKMKIFISHQQVDSELALSLSKRLLTVHGISTYLDVIDSAVSASGDALADHVKDELGKCTQLLAVVSDATRASWWVPWEIGIATEKDFPLATYAGGYTAVPDYLSKWPYLRSTADLDLYATASKTAAKDFETKRGFLVEATARSRSTKEFYRVLRGSLGQ
- a CDS encoding AAA family ATPase is translated as MLDEMNEVQSDLAQLIRLALAEQTEDVRLFVARLVRKYRNTDPELAEQMDLYLRAKAPRASAPMRKITQPALPAQTLPVDDESRLSLLKVFKDEPNREQPLLSLDLEETLSQLIQERRQTERLASMGLNPTRSAIFVGPPGVGKTLTARWLASQLGVPLYVLDLTAVMSSLLGRSGSNLRAALDFAKRSPCVLLLDEIDAIAKRRSDDTDIGELKRLVTVILQEVDEWPATGLLLAATNHAELIDPALWRRFDLVINFKVPEISAVKQAIKRFLGPDYALFGRWIDILTFAFNGESFSDIERDIQRFRRAVALGTASDANLIEEFVKSRALVLERQGRIDLAVLLAKQTRLSQHTISDITGVSRDTIRKYTSEQAIPAKKPSKRKPDA